The Breoghania sp. L-A4 sequence CTGAAACAGAAAAGGCCGGTCGCGCCTTGAGGGCGCGGCCGGCCTTTTTGCCGAGATCAGATGCGGGTGAGGGCTGTCAGGAAGTACGGGGCGGACGGTCTGCGGTGTTTGCGAGGCGCGCCGCCGGAGCGGGCCGCGGGCGGGACCCGAAGGCCCCGCCGGCGGCTGGTTCACAAAGCAGATCAGTTGTTGGATGACAGCCAGCTGTCGATCTCGCGTTCGGCGTCTTCCTGCGCCTTGCCATAGCGCTCCTGCAGCTTGCCGGCGAGTTCCTTGCGGTTGCCCGCGATCACATCCAGATCGTCGCCGGTGAGCTTGCCCCACTGCGCCTGGATTTTGCCTTTGGCCTGTTCCCAGTTGCCTTCAACTTGATTCCAGTTCATGAGAATCTCCTTGGTCCTAAGAAACGCCCCATCGGCGTGTCTCGTGATAAGAACGCCCTGACCCAGCGAAAGTTCCCTATGCTTTGCAAAGGAATGACACGCGCGGGATTTCGGCCGTCACGGCGCGGGAAACCCGACTAATCATGTTTGTTGAAGGTTTATCGTGGTGCTTCACCGCAAGGAAACTGGGGTTGTGAACCGCATTCTGCCGGCGATTGTGTTTGTCGTGGTTTTGGCCATCGGCATCGGCATGACGCTGATGGTCTATCGCGCCGAGGAAGCGGCGAATCGCGCCCGCTTTGAGATCGTCGCGGGCGAATCCGCCGATCGCATTCGCGACCAAGTGCGCCAGCATGTCGCGCTCGTATCCGCGACGGGCG is a genomic window containing:
- a CDS encoding CsbD family protein; amino-acid sequence: MNWNQVEGNWEQAKGKIQAQWGKLTGDDLDVIAGNRKELAGKLQERYGKAQEDAEREIDSWLSSNN